The following proteins are co-located in the Chlorocebus sabaeus isolate Y175 chromosome 21, mChlSab1.0.hap1, whole genome shotgun sequence genome:
- the LOC140709663 gene encoding uncharacterized protein, whose amino-acid sequence MNRGPQGHQDQVAYIITWEDLVRNPPSWVKPFFHSPSPSQSTLLAVEAPKNQTSDPPKPVLPDGTQQDLLLFDPPPPPPPHNPLLRPPPYASPSSLTLSPIPPTTPSAPTLSPAPSSVPSSTSPPSPTPPKLTPRMPPPSRPPRSLRASGGRKPAPRPAQPRSQPRSRGLRASGGNPRDAVAASAVARKGEVEKVARGGEERSRAPPPHRRSAPPPTPHLRLRRTEDPDGTPTWQSSLLPFARSTAQSSTGPFLPPTSTIGKLTTPPLPKTLRP is encoded by the coding sequence atgaaTCGTGGGCCACAAGGACACCAGGACCAAGTGGCCTACATAATCACCTGGGAAGATTTGGTCCGAAACCCCCCTTCCTGGGTGAAACCCTTCTTTCATTCCCCCTCCCCGTCCCAATCTACCCTCCTTGCCGTGGAAGCCCCAAAGAATCAGACTTCGGATCCCCCTAAGCCAGTCCTCCCTGATGGAACTCAGCAAGACCTCCTCCTTTTCgatcctccgcctcctcctcctcctcacaaccccctcctgaggcctccacctTACGCTTCACCCTCGTCCCTTACCCTATCCCCAATCCCTCCCACTACTCCCTCAGCCCCTACTCTTTCTCCAGCCCCTTCATCGGTCCCTTCCTCGACCTCGCCTCCCTCTCCAACGCCGCCCAAATTAACCCCTAGAATGCCGCCACCGTCCCGTCCTCCCCGCTCGCTCCGTGCATCAGGGGGCCGGAAGCCCGCCCCGCGGCCAGCCCAGCCGCGCTCGCAGCCGCGTTCCCGGGGTTTGCGTGCCTCCGGCGGTAACCCGCGGGACGCCGTGGCGGCGTCCGCTGTCGCGCGGAAAGGCGAGGTCGAAAAGGTTGCGCGGGGGGGGGAAGAGAGGTCGCGCGCCCCTCCTCCCCACCGCCGTTCCGCGCCGCCACCAACACCTCATCTCCGCTTGCGGCGGACTGAAGACCCAGATGGCACTCCCACCTGGCagtcttcccttctccccttcgcACGGTCAACCGCGCAATCCAGTACTGGCCCTTTTCTGCCTCCGACCTCTACAATTGGAAAACTCACAACCCCCCCTTTACCCAAGACCCTCAGGCCTTAA